The following coding sequences lie in one Fusarium poae strain DAOMC 252244 chromosome 1, whole genome shotgun sequence genomic window:
- the MPH1 gene encoding 3'-5' DNA helicase (BUSCO:4673at5125), with product MDSDEFDDDIADEDFLTALDQVSSSMNGQSTATSLQTVVGQSGNQRASTAVAALELEDLPSDAFSSPEQNHSRPIAAAAMPMGVTPRTGLNRISSGSLRQTTLFGGSVANDAPRPSQPASARVFRADLPREEPTHHEVDHEAMKTWVFPTNLGKTRDYQFSIVKNSLFNNTLVALPTGLGKTFIAASVMLNFYRWTKNAKIVFVAPTKPLVAQQVTACYGIAGIPRSETTLLTGEIPPVLRVDEWASRRVFFMTPQTLLNDISHGYADPKSIVLLVIDEAHRATGEYAYAKVTKLIRRFSKSFRVLALTATPGSKVETVQEVIDNLGISHCEIRTEDSIDIRQYVHSRSIEQVVLDPSDEMVLVSELFTKALKPMTDKLSSQNIWFGRSPMAMTTFGLMQAQKEWFASRGRHANQGVQHMMRAVFTVLTSIAHSIKLLNFHGIKPFYDNLVDLRSEQEGKGEKGSKYKRQLVQDSNFQEMMDRISKWLRTDGFVGHPKLAALADTVLNHFMDNAANSATRVIVFSEYRDSAEDIVRMLNKHRPLIKASVFVGQADSKRGEGMKQAQQIEAIDRFKDGEFNVLVATSIGEEGLDIGQVDLIVCYDSSASPIRMLQRMGRTGRKQEGKIVLLLMRGKEEDQFARSKDNYEKMQSLICEGSRFNFRFDLSTRIVPREFRPEVDMRRIEIPVENTQDPSLPEPKKRRAPAGKKKPPKKFHMPDGVETGFQSVASMLKVGGKAKPTKSKRNPELDDLSTVPELAKVLLSDEELKELNRAYRDLPFNHSVIEETDMPDMTAYPELQRQLRPVAKLKHGTRTKRFVKMWNMMGNEKESLVLPCRDEDTSNYLGIPVRAFAGSDPETDSGSDGEATTLRAKPAKTTAAAKKKQTRKAPSKAQPRAKRRKLSPDAVPQTFALGSMVDEGSEEEEEEDDEDEEEGETLPRARGRSKPGAKSKGKRKAKRKTGGFNSDEVGDDCDRDSDLLETDGSDDGEDLVDFVVSDNHPVSSMKDPMSLTCTSPFASSPTVKGADDDAGRPFFVPTMFSATQESEDLPDLGRMLDKPGQTAVELSDDDDVRANRTVRGRRNVVEDSDSDL from the coding sequence ATGGATAGTGATGAATTTGACGATGACATTGCAGATGAGGACTTTTTGACAGCCCTCGATCAGGTCTCTTCTTCCATGAATGGTCAAAGTACAGCAACATCTTTACAGACTGTGGTGGGTCAGTCCGGTAATCAGAGAGCCTCTACAGCTGTGGCAGCCCTGGAGTTGGAAGATCTCCCATCAGATGCATTCTCATCACCAGAACAAAACCACTCGCGACCAATAGCAGCTGCAGCAATGCCAATGGGAGTTACTCCCAGGACAGGATTGAATAGGATAAGTTCTGGCAGTTTGCGTCAGACGACTCTTTTTGGCGGATCTGTGGCAAACGACGCTCCCCGGCCATCACAGCCGGCCTCTGCAAGAGTGTTTCGTGCAGACCTCCCTCGGGAAGAACCAACCCATCATGAAGTTGATCATGAAGCTATGAAGACATGGGTGTTCCCGACGAATCTGGGCAAGACCCGAGACTACCAGTtcagcatcgtcaagaaCAGTTTATTCAACAACACCTTGGTAGCATTGCCAACTGGTCTTGGAAAAACATTCATTGCAGCAAGTGTCATGCTCAACTTTTACCGATGGACAAAAAATGCCAAGATTGTGTTTGTCGCCCCAACAAAGCCTCTTGTGGCACAGCAGGTCACTGCTTGTTATGGCATTGCTGGTATCCCTCGGTCGGAAACAACATTATTGACAGGCGAAATTCCTCCGGTACTCCGTGTTGATGAGTGGGCGTCTCGTCGAGTCTTCTTCATGACCCCTCAAACTTTGCTAAACGATATTTCCCATGGCTATGCGGACCCCAAGTCTATTGTGTTGCTAGTCATCGATGAGGCACACCGTGCAACGGGAGAATATGCATATGCCAAGGTCACGAAGCTTATTCGACGGTTCTCCAAGAGTTTTCGAGTACTAGCACTGACTGCTACACCCGGGTCGAAGGTTGAAACTGTGCAAGAAGTAATCGACAATCTGGGCATCTCACATTGTGAAATTCGTACCGAAGACTCTATAGATATTCGTCAATATGTCCACTCAAGAAGCATTGAACAGGTCGTTCTCGACCCATCCGACGAAATGGTACTGGTCAGTGAGCTTTTCACGAAAGCCCTGAAACCAATGACTGATAAGTTAAGTTCGCAAAACATCTGGTTCGGACGAAGCCCTATGGCTATGACGACATTCGGTTTAATGCAAGCTCAGAAAGAATGGTTTGCCTCTCGAGGTCGACACGCTAACCAGGGCGTCCAACACATGATGCGAGCTGTTTTCACAGTTCTCACAAGCATCGCGCATTCTATAAAGTTGCTCAATTTTCATGGCATAAAACCTTTCTACGATAACCTTGTCGACTTGCGTAGTGAGCAGGAAGGGAAAGGAGAGAAAGGATCCAAATACAAGCGACAACTCGTTCAGGACTCCAACTTTCAAGAAATGATGGATAGAATTTCCAAATGGCTTCGCACCGACGGTTTTGTAGGCCACCCCAAACTTGCAGCCCTAGCGGATACTGTGTTAAATCACTTTATGGACAATGCTGCAAATTCTGCGACCCGGGTGATTGTTTTCAGCGAATACCGGGACTCTGCAGAGGACATCGTACGCATGCTCAACAAGCATCGGCCTCTCATCAAAGCCAGTGTCTTTGTTGGTCAAGCCGATAGCAAGCGAGGAGAAGGCATGAAACAAGCACAGCAAATCGAAGCCATTGACAGGTTTAAAGATGGCGAGTTCAATGTGCTTGTCGCGACGTCCATCGGTGAAGAAGGATTAGATATTGGACAAGTGGACCTTATCGTGTGCTACGACTCTTCAGCGTCGCCAATTCGAATGCTTCAACGAATGGGACGTACCGGCCGAAAACAAGAGGGAAAAATCGTGCTACTCCTCATGCGAGGCAAGGAGGAAGACCAATTTGCTAGATCTAAAGACAACTACGAGAAGATGCAGAGCTTGATCTGCGAAGGAAGTCGGTTCAACTTCCGATTCGATTTGTCCACGCGAATCGTCCCTAGGGAATTTCGACCAGAGGTGGACATGCGACGCATCGAAATTCCTGTTGAAAACACACAAGACCCGTCGTTGCCGGAGCCAAAGAAGCGGCGAGCGCCAGCAGGGAAGAAGAAACCACCAAAGAAATTCCACATGCCGGATGGCGTGGAGACGGGTTTCCAAAGTGTGGCTAGTATGCTGAAAGTCGGTGGCAAAGCAAAGCCAACCAAGTCCAAGCGTAACCCGGAACTCGATGACCTCTCCACAGTGCCTGAGCTTGCCAAGGTGCTGCTGAGTGACGAGGAGCTTAAAGAGCTCAACCGTGCGTATCGTGACCTGCCTTTCAATCATAGCGTAATTGAGGAAACGGATATGCCCGACATGACCGCGTATCCAGAGCTACAAAGACAACTGCGGCCTGTTGCGAAGCTTAAGCATGGGACTCGCACCAAGCGCTTTGTCAAGATGTGGAACATGATGGGGAACGAGAAAGAAAGCCTCGTCCTACCATGTCGTGACGAGGATACAAGCaattacctaggtattcCTGTTCGTGCGTTTGCTGGATCTGATCCAGAAACAGATTCGGGATCTGACGGCGAAGCAACGACTTTGCGAGCAAAACCGGCAAAAACAACAGCGGCTGCCAAAAAGAAGCAAACTCGAAAAGCGCCATCAAAAGCGCAACCTCGAGcaaagagaaggaagctgTCGCCAGATGCAGTGCCCCAGACGTTCGCTCTTGGTTCCATGGTGGATGAAGGCtcggaagaagaggaagaggaggacgacgaggatgaagaagagggggAAACTCTACCCAGGGCCCGTGGACGATCAAAACCCGGCGCCAAAAGCAAAGGCAAACGCAAGGCTAAGCGGAAGACTGGTGGCTTCAATAGCGACGAGGTTGGCGATGACTGTGATCGTGATAGCGACCTGTTGGAAACGGATGGCTCGGACGACGGCGAAGATCTTGTGGACTTTGTCGTTTCCGATAATCATCCAGTGTCGAGCATGAAGGACCCAATGTCTCTGACATGCACATCTCCGTTTGCTTCATCACCTACTGTTAAGGGTGCAGATGACGACGCTGGAAGACCTTTCTTTGTGCCTACCATGTTCTCAGCAACACAAGAGAGCGAGGATTTGCCAGATTTGGGCCGCATGCTTGACAAACCAGGTCAGACAGCAGTCGAACTGtcagatgacgacgatgtgCGAGCAAATCGAACAGTGCGTGGACGACGAAACGTAGTTGAGGACAGTGACAGCGATTTGTAG
- the ATG33 gene encoding Autophagy- protein 33 (TransMembrane:4 (o20-40i61-81o87-105i165-185o)~BUSCO:56546at5125), translating into MTATGTSVSLLKFVGTVSLGLLTGVSYSISSLALPSLLRLPSSASASHGLSTLSATLKTPILALTSLASAPFLISFFLAPRSSRHPYLLYTALLATLSSVAPMLIPTPAPRRAASSAPRKSSRAKMEASYEVLGDAHSEPASDEDIEDINGEEVRAEVEGLTRSYLARTAISALGFAMAVVGIWGDGASQSVVYVS; encoded by the exons ATGACTGCGACAGGAACGAGCGTTTCGCTCCTCAAGTTTGTGGGCACTGTCTCGCTCGGCTTGTTGACG GGTGTCTCATACTCCATCTCTTCTCTCGCTCTCCCTTCCCTTCTCCGACTTCCTTCCTCAGCTTCTGCCTCTCACGGTCTTTCTACCCTGAGTGCGACCCTCAAGACACCCATTCTGGCCCTCACATCTCTCGCTTCTGCGCCATTCCTCATCAGCTTTTTCCTCGCCCCCCGCTCATCTCGCCATCCCTACCTTCTCTACACAGCTCTCCTTGCCACTTTATCCTCTGTCGCCCCCATGCTCATTCCTACACCTGCTCCTCGACGTGCTGCTTCGTCGGCACCTCGAAAGTCTTCGCGTGCTAAGATGGAGGCCAGCTACGAAGTCCTGGGCGATGCTCACAGCGAGCCTGCCAGTGACGAAGATATCGAAGATATTAACGGCGAGGAAGTACGAGCTGAGGTTGAGGGTCTCACGCGAAGCTACCTTGCCCGAACGGCTATCTCGGCCCTGGGCTTCGCCATGGCAGTCGTTGGTATTTGGGGCGATGGCGCATCCCAGTCCGTTGTCTACGTTTCATAA